The following nucleotide sequence is from Longimicrobiaceae bacterium.
ACCACGCACTGCGAGCCGAAGTGGTCCGCCGCGCGCGCCACGAGTTCCGAATCGGCGAGCGCGGCGGTGTTGACGGCGACCTTGTCCGCTCCTGCGCCCAGGATCGCCACGAAGTCATCCACCGTGCGGATGCCGCCGCCGACGGTGAAGGGGATGAAGACCGAATCGGCCGTGCGGCGGATCATGTCCAGCGTGGAGGCGCGGCCCTCGTGCGTGGCGGTGATGTCCAGGAACACCAGCTCGTCCGCGCGCTCGGCATCGTAGCGGATCGCCTGCTCCACCGGGTCGCCGGCATCGCGCAGGCCCACGAACTGGATGCCCTTCACCACCCGCCCGTCCTTCACGTCCAGGCAGGGGATGATGCGCTTGGCTAGGGCCACGTGACCGCCTTCAGGCGGGCGAGCATGCCCGGCGTGGCCTCGCCCCAGAAGACGCCCTCCACCGGGCCGCGGAGGAGGATGCTCCAGTCGTCGCGGACCTCCACGTCCAGCGAGCCGCCGGGCATGCGCACCTCCACCTGCCTCTCGGCGACCAGGCCGCGGCGCACGGCGGCGGCGGCCACGGCGCAGGCGCTGGAGCCGGACGCGCTGGTCTCCCCCGCGCCGCGCTCCCACACCCACGCCTCCACCACGCCCGACTCGACCGAGCGCGCGAACTGTACGTTGGTGCCGCGCGCGAAGTCCGGGTGCGAGCAGATCTGCGGGGCGCGGCGGCGCAGGTCGTCGGGGTCCACCTCGTCCTGGAAGATCACGCAGTGCGGGTTGCCGATGGAAACCGTGTTGATCTCCACGCGGTCGCCCGCCTCCAGCTCCAGCATCTCGCCGGCGACCTCGCGGTCCGGGCCGCCCAGGCCCACGTCGCCGCTGCGGAACGATGCGACGCCCATCTCCGCCTCTACGCTGATCACGCCGTCGTCGCTCACGTGCAGGATCTTCATCCCCACCACGCCGCCGGGCGTCTCCACGCTGAACGCCTGGCCCACCTCCACCTCGCCCATGTCCAGCAGGAACGCGGCGAAGATGCGCAGCCCGTTGCCGCTCTTCTCCGCCTCCGTCCCGTCCGGGTTGAAGATGCGCAGCCCGAAGTCCGCCGCCGTGGTTGGCACGCGGCCCAGGATGCCGTCCGAGCCGATGCCCGTATGCCGGTCGCAGATGAGGCGCACGGCCGGCGGCGACAGCTCGATCTCGTCGAGGTCCATCGCCACGTAGTCGTTACCCAGCCCGTGGCCCTTGAAGAACGTCAGTCGTTCCATGTGTCGATACCTCGCTTGAATCGAACCGCCGGCAACCGGGAACGGCAGTGGCTCACGCGGAGCCGCGGAGGACGCGGAGAACTGCATGAGGAGAAAAGTTGTTCTCCGCGCTCTCCGCGTGCGATGCTTTTCCCCATCGCCCGCAACGTCATATCAGAGGCGTGAGAAGTTGCCGAGGATGCGGAGACCGTCTTCCTGGCTCTTCTCGGGGTGGAACTGGATGCCCCACACGTTGCCGCGCCCCACGATGGAGGCGAAGGGCACCTCGTAGGTGCAGCGTCCCAGCACGTCCGCGCCGTCGCTGCGCTGGACGGCGAAGCTGTGGACGTGGTAGAACCAGCGCGGCTCCGGC
It contains:
- the dapF gene encoding diaminopimelate epimerase, which gives rise to MERLTFFKGHGLGNDYVAMDLDEIELSPPAVRLICDRHTGIGSDGILGRVPTTAADFGLRIFNPDGTEAEKSGNGLRIFAAFLLDMGEVEVGQAFSVETPGGVVGMKILHVSDDGVISVEAEMGVASFRSGDVGLGGPDREVAGEMLELEAGDRVEINTVSIGNPHCVIFQDEVDPDDLRRRAPQICSHPDFARGTNVQFARSVESGVVEAWVWERGAGETSASGSSACAVAAAAVRRGLVAERQVEVRMPGGSLDVEVRDDWSILLRGPVEGVFWGEATPGMLARLKAVTWP